The nucleotide sequence AGGGAGTCGTCATGGGAGCCTCGGTGATGAATCCGCCCGCGCAGGTGCGAGCGGTCATCCTGGATACGCCAAGGGCTGCCCATGTTCCCCGGCGCTCCGCCGATGCTTGCCGGATGAGGCCGAAAGCGAGGACGCAGGGGCTTGCCCTTGCAATCCTCCCCGTCATCGGTCCTCGGCGTCAGGCGCCCTTGGCCAGCTCCGCGTCGATGGCCTGCACCAGGCGCGGGTCCTCCGCGGTGACGTCCGGGGCGAAGCGCGCGGCGACGCGACCATCACGGCCGATGACGAACTTCTCGAAGTTCCACTGGACCTCGGGGATGGGGTTCGCCTCGATGCCGTAGCCCTTGAGGCGCGTGCGCATGGGGCCCTCGCCGGTGGCGTCCGGGAACGCGCGGGTCAGCTCCTGGTAGAGCGGGTGCTTGTCCTCGCCGACGACGGAGATCTTGGAGAACAGCGGGAACTTCACCGCGTAGTTGAGGTCGCAGAACTGCTTGATCTCCTCCTCGCTGCCCGGCTCCTGACCCATGAAGTTGTTCGCGGGGAAGCCCAGCACCTCGAGCCCCTTCGCGCGCTTCTCCTCGTAGAGCTTCTCCAGGCCCGCGTACTGCGGCGTCAGGCCGCACTTGGAGGCCACGTTCACCACCAACAGGACCTTGCCCTTGAACTGTCCCAGCGTGCTGGGCGCGCCATCGATGGACTTCAAGGGGATGTCGAAGAGGTTGCTCATGTCCGGCTCGCTTCCGAAGAAAAGTGGGGAGGGGTTCCCGGGTGGGAAGACCCGCGAGATATACAGGACGAAATCCCCGGTCCCGGCAAGCAACATCCCTGGAGTCGGACGCGGGATTCAGACGCCCGGTCCACCAGTGGACGCGGCCTTGATGAGGGCCGTGACACGGTGACTTTCCACCGAGGGATGACCGGCCAGGCATTGACCGCGAACTGAATCGCGGCCCGCCCGCAACGAGGCTTGCGCGCCATTGCGCACGGCGGCAACTTCCCCCTCCGCACCATCCCCCTCAGGAGAGAGACGCATGCGTTTCCTGTCGATGCCCCTCATCGTCGCCGCCCTCCTCGTCGGTTGCAGCGACGATCCAGATCCCACGCCGACGCCGGACTCGGGCACCTCACAGCCGGACTCGGGCACGCCCCAGCCGGACGCGGGGAATCCGCCGGAGGACGCGGGCACGCAGGAGCCCGACGCGGGTGTCCCGCCGGAGGACGCGGGCACTCAGGAACCGGACGCGGGTGTGCCGCCGGAGGACGCGGGGACCCTGCCCAGCGGTCCTCCCGTTCCGCAGGGGCCGCCCAACGTGCCCGAGTTCCCTCCGGCCTTCCCCGGACAGACCCGCGCCCCGGCGATTCAATCGCAGACGCAGTTCATGGTCGTCGAGGTGACCTCCGGCATCAGGAATCCCTGGGCCATCGCCTTCCTGCCCGACCAGCGCATGCTGGTGACGGAGAAGCCCACCGGGCGGCTCTACATCGTCACCCAGGAGGGCGTGAAGTCGCCCGCCGTCACGGGGCTGCCCGCGGTGGACGGCCGGGGGCAGGGCGGGTTGCTCGACGTGGAGGTCGGTCCCGACTACGCGGAGAGCCGGCTCATCTACTGGACCTATGCCGAGCCCCGTCAGGGCGGCAACGGGCTGGCGGTGGCGCGCGCGAAGCTGGTGGACGGCGCGCAGCCCGCGGTGGAGAACGTCCAGGTCATCTTCCGCATGATGCCCACGCTCGAGTCGACGCTGCACTCGGGCGGACGGCTGGTGTTCGCGCCCGACGGCAAGCTGTTCGTCACGCTGGGCGAGCGCTCCATCCTCGCGGGCCGCGCGCAGGCGCAGGACGTGAAGAGCCACTTCGGCAAGGTCGTCCGCATCAACCCGGATGGCTCCGTGCCGCAGGACAACCCCTACGTGAACACGCCGGAGGCGAAGCCGGAGATCTGGTCGGTGGGCCACCGCAACATCCTGTCGGCGGCGCTCGATGGGCAGGGCCGCCTGTGGATCGTGGAGATGGGACCGCAGGGCGGTGACGAGCTGAACCGGCCCGAGGCGGGCAAGGACTACGGCTGGCCCACCATCGGGTACGGTGAGGAGTACTCGGGCGCGCCCATCCACGACAGCCCCACGCGCGCGGGCATGGAGCAGCCGGTGTACTACTGGGATCCGGTGATTGCTCCCTCGGGGATGACCATCTACTCGGGGACGCTGTTCCCCGAGTGGCGCAACGACATCTTCGTGGGCGGGCTCGCGGCCCAGGCCCTGGTGCGGCTCATGGTTCGCAATGACCGCGTCGTGGGCGAGGAGCACCTGCTCCTGAACCGCAAGGAGCGCATCCGCGAGGTGGTGCAGGGACCCGAGGGCGCGCTCTACCTGCTGACCGACGCCACCAACGGCAAGGTGCTCAAGGTCCTGCCACGCTGAGATTTCCAGCCGCTCGTGTCGCATCCGCGCTCTCCGAGGGAATCCTCCTCGGGGAGCGCGGTCGTTTGATGGCGGGTGGACGTGTCGAGCGTCTCGCGGGGCCGTGCGTCACCGACGTGACGCAACCGGTGCCCCCGATGCTCACGAGCCCGCAGTGTCACGCCGGGCCGTTCATGGGCGCACAGGCTCGCGTTCAGGGGACGTCGTCGCGCGGAGCGCTCGCTTGTCAGGGGCTCACCCCGAAGCCAGTGTCCCGCGCGCAATCCCCTGGGACACCTCTACCCGTCACATCGAGGACTCGCCATGCGTTCGAGGTTGAGTCATGTCGTCCGTTGCATCCGCGCCGGGTCGAGCGCGGCGCTGACCTTGTGGCTCCTGGCGAGCGTCACGCCGGAGCGCGCATGGGCGCAGCCTCCCACGAGCGAGCCGCCCCGCGCGGTCCTCTTCCAGGGCGTGAAGGTGTTCGACGGCAAGTCCAAGGCGTTGTCGGGACCCGTCAACGTCCTGGTTCAGGGCAACAAGATCGCGCGCATCTCGAGCAGCCCCATCGCGAGTACGGGTGGGGTGCGTGTCATCGAGGGCAAGGGGCGCACGCTCATGCCGGGGCTCATCGACGCGCACTACCACATGATGATGGCCTCGGTGCCGCTGAAGGTGGCGCTGGCGGGGCCGGAGGGGTACCTCACGTTGATCGCCGCGAAGGAGGCGAAGGCGACGCTGATGCGGGGCTTCACCAGCGTGCGCGACATGGCCGGGCCGGTCTTCAGCATCAAGCGGGGCATCGATGACGGGCTCATCGAGGGGCCCCGCATCTGGCCCTCGGGCGCGATGATTTCTCAGACCAGCGGCCATGGGGACTACCGGAGCGCGGAGGCGCTCCCGCGGACCGCGATGTCCTCGCTGACCTTCGCCGAGCGCGTGGGTGGGGCGGCCATCGCGGATGGGCAGGACGAGGTCCTGCTCCGGGTCCGTGAGCAGCTGATGCTGGGGGCCTCGCAGATCAAGCTGGCGGCGGGGGGCGGTGTGTCGTCAGACCACGACCCGCTGGATGTGTCGCAGTACACGGAAGCCGAACTCCGGTCCGCCGTGGAGGCCGCGGAGAACTGGGGGACGTATGTGGCCGTGCATGCCTACACGCCGCGCGCCATCCAGACGTCCATCCGCGCGGGGGTGAAGGTCATCGACCATGGGCAGTTGATGGACGACGCCACCTCGAAGCTGATGGCGGAGAAGGGCATCTGGCTGAGCCTGCAGCCCTTCCTGGACGACGAGGACGCGACGCCCTTTCCGGAGGGCTCCGACAATCGGGAGAAGCAGCTGGAGATGACGCAAGGCACGGACAAGGCCTATGCGCTGGCGAAGAAGTACAAGCTGAAGACGGCGTGGGGGACGGACTCGTTGTTCGACCCGAAGGTGGCGGCGCGGCAGGGGGCGCAGCTGGTGAAGATGACGCGTTGGTACACGCCGGCGGAGGCCCTGCGGATGGCCACGGGCACCAACGCGGAGCTGTTGGCGCTGTCGGGCAAGCGCAGCCCCTACAAGGGGCGACTCGGCGTCGTCGAGGAGGGGGCGCTCGCGGACCTGTTGCTGGTGGATGGAGACCCGGTGGCGAACCTCGAGTTGATCGCCAACCCGGAGAAGAACCTCCTGGTCATCATGAAGGACGGGAAGATCTACAAGGACCTGCTCGGCCCCTGAGCGCGTGGGCTGTATAGAGTGCGACCATGACGACGTCCGATGCACCTCCCTCGCCGCCAGTGAGCATCCGCCTTGCGACGCTGGCCGACGCGGCGACGCTGACGGAACTCGGGGCGAGGACCTTCAGGGACACGTTCGCCGCCGAGAACACTCCAGAGAACGTGGACGCGTTCCTGTCCTCGCACTACAGCCGTGCGCTCCAGGAGGCGGAGCTGCGGGACCCTCGCAACCTGTACCTCCTCGCGGAGGTCGATGGAGTCCCCGCGGGCTTCGCGCTCCTTTGCGACGGCGCCCGTGACCCGAGTGTGCGGGCCGAGCGCCCGGTGAACCTGTCGCGCCTCTACGTGGATCGCGCCTTCCTCGGTGCGAAGGTCGGCGCAGCGCTCATGGGCCGCTGTGTGGACGAGGCGAGGACGCGGAAGCACGACGTGTTGTGGCTCGGCGTGTGGGAACGCAACACCCGCGCACGGGCCTTCTACGCTCGCTGGGGTTTCATCGAAGTGGGAGAGATGCGCTTCGTGCTCGGGACGGACCCACAGCGCGACCTGGTGCTCGCCCTCACGCTTTGAGCCGCGTCAGCATGTCGCGCCCCTGCGCTACTTCCGCTTCGGCCCCTTCAAGTACTTGCTCAGCCGCACCTTGCCGAGCCCGCGTCCGCCGAACAGGTACCACGTGATCGCCGCGCCGAAGAGCGCCGCCGCCAGCGCGATGCCCAGTGCACCCAGCACCGGGATGTTCCCGTACATCCACGGCTTGGGCGCGAAGGAGATGAACGCCCCGACGATGAGCCCGCACGCGCACAACCCCATGAACATGATGACCGACGCGCTGCGCAGGTTCTCGTTCAGCTTCTCGAACTGGTCCGCGCGCACCGTCACCGTGAACTTGCCCGACTCCATGTCCAGGAGAATCTGTGACAGCTGCGTGGGCAGGTCCGCCGCCATCGACTGGATGCGCAGGAGCGTGCGCATCAGTCCACCCTGCAGCTGCATCGGGTCATACCGCCCCGCGAGCAGCTCCTTCGCGTACGGCAGCACCACCTCCACGATGTTCATCTCCGGGTACAGGCTGCGCAGCATGCCCTCCGTGGACACCGACGCGCGGCTGAGCAGCGCGTACTCCTTCGGAATCCGGATGCGGTACTTCACCGCCAGGTCCAGCAAATCCCTTAGCAGCGAGCGCGTGTCCACCTGACCCAGCGTGGTCGGCAGGTGCTGTCCCAGGATGCTCTCGATGTCGTTGCGGAAGCCCACCAGGTTCGCCCGCGCGTCCGGCACACCCACCCTGTAGAGGATGCGCGCCACCGAGTCGCTGTCCTTCAGCGCCACCGCCAGGCACAACATCACCAGCGTCTCCTGCATCGGCCGCGTCAGCCGCCCCACCACGCCGAAATCCAGCAGCGCCAGCCGGTTGCCCTCCAGGAGCAACACGTTCCCCGGATGCGGGTCGCCATGGAAGAGCCCGTCGTCGAAGAGCTGCCGGAAGCTCGCCTCCAGGATGTGGTTGGCGATGGTCTTCCGGTCCTCGTCCGACAGCTCCGCCTGGCTGATCTTCACCCCGCGGATGAACTCCAGCGTCAGCACCGTCCGGCTCGACAGCGCCGCGTAGACGCGCGGAATCTTCATGTACGTGCGCTCCCGGTGGTTCTCCAGGAACGCGCGGATGTTCGCGGCCTCGTTGATGAAGTCGAGCTCCTCGTGGATGGCCCGGTCGAACTCGTCGACGATGCCCGTGGGCGTGTAGATGCCCGTCTCCTCCACCACTGCTTCCAAGAGGCGCGCCAGGTTGCGCAGCACCACCAGGTCCGAGTCGATGCTCGCGGCGATGCCCGGCCGCTGCACCTTCACCACCACCTCGTCGCCCTCCAGCGTCACCGCCCGGTGCACCTGCGCGATCGACGCCGCCGCCAGCGGCGCCTCGTCGATGTGCTTGAACAGCTCACGCGCCTCCTTGCCCAGCGACTCGCGGATCTGCGCGTGCACCTGCTCCAGCGGAATCGGATCCACGTTGTCCTGCAGCAGCGACAGCTCGTCCACGAACTCCGCGGGCAACAGGTCCGCTCGCGTGGAGAGCACCTGGCCCAGCTTCACGAAGGTGGGGCCCAGGTCGTTGAGCAGCATCCGGAAGCGCCGGGCCGTGGAGGCACGCTGGGCCTCCGGCGAGACCTCCACCTTCTCCTGCCGTCCGAGGATGCGCCACAGCCCCGCGCGCTCCAGCACCTCGCCGAAGCCGTGACGGGCCGCGATGACCGTAATCTGCCGCACACGGTTCAGGTCCTGGAAGTTCACGGAAACGCTTTCTCCTCGCGACGACGTTAGACCGCGACCGCCGGCTTCGCCACGAAGCGCAGGAGGACATACCCCACCAGCGCCGACAGCAGCGAGCCCACCACGATGCCCAGCTTCGCTTCGTTCAACACCGCGGGCTGGTCCCCGAAGGCCAGCCCCGCCACGAACAGCGCCACCGTGAAGCCGATGCCCGCCACCACCGCCACCCCGTGCAGCTGCGAGAGGCTCCCACCGCCCGGCATCGACGACACGCCCAGCCGCACCGCCCCCCACGTGAAGGCGAGGATGCCCACCTGCTTGCCCACGAAGAGGCCGACGATGATGCCCAGCGGCACGGGCGACAGCAGGTCTCCCCAGCCCATGCCCGCCAGGGAGATGCCCGAGTTCGCCAGCGCGAACAGCGGGACGATTCCGTACGCCACCCAGCCCTTCCACAGGTGCTCGAAGCGGTTGAGCGGCGGCTCGAGCTCCTCCAGGCGCTCCTCGATGTAGAGCAGCTGCGCGCCCCGCATGGACTCGTCCTCGGCGCGCTCGGTGCAGTCCCGGATGTAGACGGACAGCTCGTCGAGCACCTCGCGCCCGGGCCTCGTGGGCCGCGACGGGATGCACAGCCCGATCACCACGCCCGCCAGCGTCGCGTGGATGCCGCCATGGTGCATCGTGAACCAGAGCGCCGCGCCGGCCAGCAGCCACGGGATGCCATTGCGGACATAGAAGCGGTTGAGCGCGACCAGCAGCGCCACCACCGCGCCCGCGGCCACGAGCCATCCGCCGTGCACGCCCGTGCCGTAGAACAGCGCGATGACCAGGATGCCGCCGATGTCGTCGAAGATGGCGAGCGCCGTGAGGAACACCACCAGCCCGTGGCTCACGCGTGAGCCGACGAGCGACAGACAGCCGATGGAGAACGCGATGTCGGTGGCCATGGGGATGGCCCAGCCCGCCTGCGCGGCGGAGCCCGCGTTGATGACGGCGTAGAGCAGGCCCGGCACCACCATGCCGCCCAGGGCCGCGATGAGCGGGAGCACCGCGCGGGCCGGCGTGCGCAGCTCCCCGGCGCTCAGCTCACGCTTGACCTCCATGCCGACGAGGAAGAAGAACAGCGTCATCAGCCCGTCGTTGATGAGCTGGCGGACGGTGAAGGTCGCGTGGGTGCTCGCCACCCCGAAGGACAGCCGGGCGTCGAAGAGCCGTTCATGGGACGTGGCCCACGGGGAGTTGGCCCAGGCCATGGCGACGACGGCCGAGAGGGCCAGGAGGATTCCGCTGCTCGTCTGGAGCTGGAAGAAGGCGCGCAGCGGCGCGATCGCCGCCCGGAAGAGCGCGGGCACGGGCGTTGGACTGCGTGTCCTGGGGGCGGTCGAGGGGGGAGGCGACTCCATGGCGGCGCGGAAGATGCACTCGCCCCTGGAAGGCCGCATCCGTTTTCGCGACGGCGCGAGCGGAAATGTCGGTGGTGGATGATAGGGAAACCGGGCGGGTAGGGTCAGCGGTTCGTTGATCCAGGGGTGGGGGCATGAGAGAAGGGCGGGGATGGCCGTGACGCAGCAGATGAAGGCAGCCAAGGCAGCAGCGGTGGAGCTTCCCGTGGACCCGACGCAGGACGTCGCGCCGGACGGGGAGAAGGCGAGCGAAGGCTCGGGCGCGAGGGAGATCGCGTCCCTGACGCCGATGATGCGCCAGTACCTCGAGGTGAAGGCGCTGCACCCGGACACGGTGCTCTTCTTCCGGCTCGGGGACTTCTACGAGATGTTCTTCGAGGACGCGGTGAAGGCCTCGGAGATCCTCCAGATCACGCTCACCGCCAGGGCCAAGGGCGCCGACAAGGTGCCCATGTGCGGCATCCCGTACCACTCGTCGCGCCGGTACATCGCGCGCCTCATCGGCGAGGGTCTGAAGGTCGCCATCTGCGAGCAGGTGGAGGAGGCCGGCAGCGGGCCCGGCATCGTCCGGCGCGAGGTGACGCGGGTCATCACCCCCGGCATGGTGCTGGACGAGGAGGTGCTCGAGCCTCGCGACAGCAACTTCCTGGCCGCGGTGTACTGGAACGAGAAGGGCTTTGGTGGGGCGCTGCTGGAGGCGTCCACCGGCGAGTTCCTCGCGATGGAGGCGGGCTCGGCCGCGGAGCTGGCGGAGTCGCTGTCACGGGTGGAGCCCCGGGAGCTGCTCGTTCCGGCGGGTCAGCGCAACTCGGCGGAGGTGGCGCAGCTGTGCTCGCGGCTGCCTCGCGTGCCGGCGGTGGCGGAGGGGGAGGTCGCGGCGTTCGAGCCGGCACGCGCGGCGGGGTATCTGCGCTCGCACTTCGCGGTGCAGTCGCTGTCGGCGTTCGGGTTGGATGACGCTCCGCTGGCCACGGGGGCGGCGGGCGCGGCGCTGCGGTATCTGAAGGACACGCAGAAGACGCCCGCGGCGCATGTGGACCGGTTGAGCCGGCAGGAGCGCTCGGGCAGCCTGCTGATGGACGAGTCCTCTCGCGCGAACCTGGAGGTCCTGCGCTCGCAGCGGGACGGTGGTCGCAAGGGTTCGCTCCTGGGCGTGCTGGACCGGACGGTGACGAGCCTGGGGGCGCGGAAGCTGGCGCGCTGGCTGGCGTCTCCGCTGGGGTCGCTCCCGGAGATCCACGCTCGACTGGACTCGGTGGAGGAGCTGTCCGCGAAGAGCGTGTGGCGTGAGGAGCTGACGGGCATCCTCAAGGAAGTGGCGGACCTGGAGCGGCTGACGGGCCGGCTGTCACTGGGGGCGGGCAACGCGCGGGACTTGCGGGCGCTCGGGGTTTCGCTGGCGCAGCTTCCGCGGTTGGGGGCGGCGCTGGCGCGGTGTCAGGCTTCGTTGCTCCAGTCGCTCGCGGGGCCGCTGACGGCGTTGCCGGAGCTGGCGAACCTGTTGGCCCGCTCGGTGGTGGACGAGCCTCCCGTGGCGCTGAAGGAGGGCGGGTTCATCCGGCAGGGGTACCACGCGGAGCTGGACCGGTTGGTCGAGCTGTCCACGTCCGGCAAGGACGTGCTGCTGAAGATCGAGGCGCGGGAGAAGGAGCGCACGGGCATCGGCTCGCTGAAGATCCGCTACAACAAGGTCTTCGGGTACTACCTGGAGGTGACGAAGTCGAACCTGCACCTGGTGCCGGCGGACTACATCCGCAAGCAGACCACGGTGGGGGCGGAGCGGTTCGTCACGCCGGAGCTGAAGGAGCACGAGGAGCAGGTGCTGACGGCGGAGGAGCGCCGGTGCGCGCTGGAGCTGCAGCTCTTCGAGGAGCTGCGGGCGAAGGTGGCTCAGGCGGCTCCGCGCATCCGTTCGGCGGCGGAGGCGGTGGCCACGGCGGACGCGCTGTTGTCCTTCGCGCGGTGCGCGTCGGAGTACGGCTACACGCGGCCGGAGGTGGACGCGTCGGAGGTCCTGAGCATCACGGCGGGACGGCACCCGGTGGTGGAGCGGATGCTGGGGGCAGGGGAGTCCTTCGTTCCCAACGACGTGCGGATGGACCCGGAGGACGCGCAGCTGCTGGTCATCACGGGCCCCAACATGGCGGGCAAGAGCACGGTGA is from Myxococcus fulvus and encodes:
- the nhaA gene encoding Na+/H+ antiporter NhaA, with translation MESPPPSTAPRTRSPTPVPALFRAAIAPLRAFFQLQTSSGILLALSAVVAMAWANSPWATSHERLFDARLSFGVASTHATFTVRQLINDGLMTLFFFLVGMEVKRELSAGELRTPARAVLPLIAALGGMVVPGLLYAVINAGSAAQAGWAIPMATDIAFSIGCLSLVGSRVSHGLVVFLTALAIFDDIGGILVIALFYGTGVHGGWLVAAGAVVALLVALNRFYVRNGIPWLLAGAALWFTMHHGGIHATLAGVVIGLCIPSRPTRPGREVLDELSVYIRDCTERAEDESMRGAQLLYIEERLEELEPPLNRFEHLWKGWVAYGIVPLFALANSGISLAGMGWGDLLSPVPLGIIVGLFVGKQVGILAFTWGAVRLGVSSMPGGGSLSQLHGVAVVAGIGFTVALFVAGLAFGDQPAVLNEAKLGIVVGSLLSALVGYVLLRFVAKPAVAV
- a CDS encoding GNAT family N-acetyltransferase — translated: MTTSDAPPSPPVSIRLATLADAATLTELGARTFRDTFAAENTPENVDAFLSSHYSRALQEAELRDPRNLYLLAEVDGVPAGFALLCDGARDPSVRAERPVNLSRLYVDRAFLGAKVGAALMGRCVDEARTRKHDVLWLGVWERNTRARAFYARWGFIEVGEMRFVLGTDPQRDLVLALTL
- a CDS encoding metal-dependent hydrolase family protein translates to MRSRLSHVVRCIRAGSSAALTLWLLASVTPERAWAQPPTSEPPRAVLFQGVKVFDGKSKALSGPVNVLVQGNKIARISSSPIASTGGVRVIEGKGRTLMPGLIDAHYHMMMASVPLKVALAGPEGYLTLIAAKEAKATLMRGFTSVRDMAGPVFSIKRGIDDGLIEGPRIWPSGAMISQTSGHGDYRSAEALPRTAMSSLTFAERVGGAAIADGQDEVLLRVREQLMLGASQIKLAAGGGVSSDHDPLDVSQYTEAELRSAVEAAENWGTYVAVHAYTPRAIQTSIRAGVKVIDHGQLMDDATSKLMAEKGIWLSLQPFLDDEDATPFPEGSDNREKQLEMTQGTDKAYALAKKYKLKTAWGTDSLFDPKVAARQGAQLVKMTRWYTPAEALRMATGTNAELLALSGKRSPYKGRLGVVEEGALADLLLVDGDPVANLELIANPEKNLLVIMKDGKIYKDLLGP
- the mutS gene encoding DNA mismatch repair protein MutS; its protein translation is MAVTQQMKAAKAAAVELPVDPTQDVAPDGEKASEGSGAREIASLTPMMRQYLEVKALHPDTVLFFRLGDFYEMFFEDAVKASEILQITLTARAKGADKVPMCGIPYHSSRRYIARLIGEGLKVAICEQVEEAGSGPGIVRREVTRVITPGMVLDEEVLEPRDSNFLAAVYWNEKGFGGALLEASTGEFLAMEAGSAAELAESLSRVEPRELLVPAGQRNSAEVAQLCSRLPRVPAVAEGEVAAFEPARAAGYLRSHFAVQSLSAFGLDDAPLATGAAGAALRYLKDTQKTPAAHVDRLSRQERSGSLLMDESSRANLEVLRSQRDGGRKGSLLGVLDRTVTSLGARKLARWLASPLGSLPEIHARLDSVEELSAKSVWREELTGILKEVADLERLTGRLSLGAGNARDLRALGVSLAQLPRLGAALARCQASLLQSLAGPLTALPELANLLARSVVDEPPVALKEGGFIRQGYHAELDRLVELSTSGKDVLLKIEAREKERTGIGSLKIRYNKVFGYYLEVTKSNLHLVPADYIRKQTTVGAERFVTPELKEHEEQVLTAEERRCALELQLFEELRAKVAQAAPRIRSAAEAVATADALLSFARCASEYGYTRPEVDASEVLSITAGRHPVVERMLGAGESFVPNDVRMDPEDAQLLVITGPNMAGKSTVMRQVALTALMAQAGSFVPAKAARIGLCDRIFTRVGAADNLARGQSTFMVEMTETSHILHHATNKSLIILDEIGRGTSTFDGLSIAWAVAEHLHDHVSARTLFATHYHELVDLARERSKVKNLCIAVKEQGGKVIFLRKLIPGGASRSYGIEVAKLAGLPSEVVGRARELLQNLESGELDDAGRPRVAVRPNPKKAAVAAGQLGLFGEPVAPAPTLPASHQKALEVLKSAAINNLTPLDALNLLAKLQRELE
- a CDS encoding glutathione peroxidase codes for the protein MSNLFDIPLKSIDGAPSTLGQFKGKVLLVVNVASKCGLTPQYAGLEKLYEEKRAKGLEVLGFPANNFMGQEPGSEEEIKQFCDLNYAVKFPLFSKISVVGEDKHPLYQELTRAFPDATGEGPMRTRLKGYGIEANPIPEVQWNFEKFVIGRDGRVAARFAPDVTAEDPRLVQAIDAELAKGA
- a CDS encoding PQQ-dependent sugar dehydrogenase, producing MRFLSMPLIVAALLVGCSDDPDPTPTPDSGTSQPDSGTPQPDAGNPPEDAGTQEPDAGVPPEDAGTQEPDAGVPPEDAGTLPSGPPVPQGPPNVPEFPPAFPGQTRAPAIQSQTQFMVVEVTSGIRNPWAIAFLPDQRMLVTEKPTGRLYIVTQEGVKSPAVTGLPAVDGRGQGGLLDVEVGPDYAESRLIYWTYAEPRQGGNGLAVARAKLVDGAQPAVENVQVIFRMMPTLESTLHSGGRLVFAPDGKLFVTLGERSILAGRAQAQDVKSHFGKVVRINPDGSVPQDNPYVNTPEAKPEIWSVGHRNILSAALDGQGRLWIVEMGPQGGDELNRPEAGKDYGWPTIGYGEEYSGAPIHDSPTRAGMEQPVYYWDPVIAPSGMTIYSGTLFPEWRNDIFVGGLAAQALVRLMVRNDRVVGEEHLLLNRKERIREVVQGPEGALYLLTDATNGKVLKVLPR
- a CDS encoding ABC1 kinase family protein; amino-acid sequence: MNFQDLNRVRQITVIAARHGFGEVLERAGLWRILGRQEKVEVSPEAQRASTARRFRMLLNDLGPTFVKLGQVLSTRADLLPAEFVDELSLLQDNVDPIPLEQVHAQIRESLGKEARELFKHIDEAPLAAASIAQVHRAVTLEGDEVVVKVQRPGIAASIDSDLVVLRNLARLLEAVVEETGIYTPTGIVDEFDRAIHEELDFINEAANIRAFLENHRERTYMKIPRVYAALSSRTVLTLEFIRGVKISQAELSDEDRKTIANHILEASFRQLFDDGLFHGDPHPGNVLLLEGNRLALLDFGVVGRLTRPMQETLVMLCLAVALKDSDSVARILYRVGVPDARANLVGFRNDIESILGQHLPTTLGQVDTRSLLRDLLDLAVKYRIRIPKEYALLSRASVSTEGMLRSLYPEMNIVEVVLPYAKELLAGRYDPMQLQGGLMRTLLRIQSMAADLPTQLSQILLDMESGKFTVTVRADQFEKLNENLRSASVIMFMGLCACGLIVGAFISFAPKPWMYGNIPVLGALGIALAAALFGAAITWYLFGGRGLGKVRLSKYLKGPKRK